The following proteins are co-located in the Hevea brasiliensis isolate MT/VB/25A 57/8 chromosome 11, ASM3005281v1, whole genome shotgun sequence genome:
- the LOC110633321 gene encoding probable leucine-rich repeat receptor-like protein kinase At1g68400 — protein MLAQEISISCFFLFSVFCLFVSGPVSSSNSDFSALLSFKESLLQPSQVLSSWVNSSSPCLDSWIGVTCNPRTQRVTRLVLDNLNLTASIHPLAQLTQLRLLSLKNNRLSSSSNLNLSSWPSLKHLYLSFNRLSGKFPSGVSCLRRLHRLDLSHNYFSGDIPIDELAWLPHLLTIRLEANSFAGTIDFVNPLSSSILEFNVSNNHLSGKIPAWLTRFPASSFSGNDHLCGEPLRSECSNQTVRSQPVQSGSSVTEKKRSKWVVFMIVGIDTAAIVAAIATITCCCYYRRIRNSGNHGEVIERKDGLHPQIGGYYYGGAGGRREGEEMVVFEGCKSFNGVDDLLKSSAELLGKGSIGATYKVEMNGGDVLVVKRVKERRRKREVSGWLRVIGGLRHGNIASLRAYYNSKDEMLLVYDYLPNGSLQSLLHGNRGPGRTPLDWATRLKIASGSAKGLAFLHGYNKAKLFHGNLTSSNILVDQFGNACISEICLRQLLHSPSPLSNNSYKAPELMPNNNNSVGHGNGKFTQKCDVYSFGVILLEILTGKMPNCEGEKSLVRWVQRVWREEWTWEVFDFELYRCKEMEEEMMALMQVALLCLAPLPRDRPKMSMVHRMIEDIRTKGARQGGIGSPNSILNDLSSDSSPSVSENTINFISSS, from the exons ATGTTGGCTCAGGAAATTTCAATTTCTTGCTTCTTTCTCTTCTCCGTCTTCTGCTTGTTCGTTTCGGGGCCTGTTTCGTCTTCCAACAGTGATTTCTCTGCTTTGCTATCGTTCAAGGAGTCCTTATTACAGCCTTCTCAAGTGCTTTCCTCTTGGGTTAACTCCAGCAGCCCTTGCTTGGACTCCTGGATTGGCGTCACCTGCAACCCCAGAACCCAGAGAGTTACCCGACTCGTCCTcgacaatctcaacctcactgcCTCTATTCACCCACTCGCTCAACTAACTCAGCTCCGACTCCTTAGCCTCAAGAACAACCGTCTCTCCTCTTCTTCCAACCTCAACCTCTCTTCATGGCCAAGCCTCAAGCACCTCTACCTCTCTTTCAACCGACTCTCTGGAAAATTCCCTTCTGGGGTATCATGTCTCCGGCGTCTTCACCGCCTCGACCTCTCTCACAATTACTTTTCTGGTGATATTCCGATTGATGAACTTGCTTGGTTACCGCACTTGCTGACAATTCGACTTGAGGCCAACTCCTTCGCTGGGACTATCGACTTTGTTAACCCATTATCTTCTTCCATTTTAGAATTTAATGTATCGAATAACCATCTCTCCGGCAAAATTCCTGCATGGCTAACCCGTTTCCCCGCTAGTTCGTTCTCTGGTAATGATCATCTATGCGGTGAACCGTTGAGGAGCGAATGCTCTAATCAAACTGTGCGGAGCCAGCCTGTACAATCAGGCAGTTCTGTAACGGAGAAGAAAAGGAGTAAATGGGTGGTGTTTATGATCGTGGGTATCGACACGGCGGCGATTGTGGCGGCGATCGCAACCATAACGTGCTGTTGTTATTATAGGAGAATAAGAAATAGTGGGAACCATGGAGAAGTTATCGAGAGGAAAGATGGGTTACATCCCCAAATTGGAGGCTATTACTACGGCGGCGCTGGTGGGCGCAGAGAGGGGGAGGAGATGGTAGTGTTTGAAGGGTGCAAGAGTTTTAATGGCGTGGATGATCTGTTGAAATCCTCAGCTGAGTTGTTAGGGAAGGGTTCCATTGGGGCCACTTACAAGGTAGAGATGAACGGAGGAGATGTGTTGGTGGTGAAGAGGGTAAAAGAAAGAAGGCGGAAGAGGGAGGTTTCTGGATGGCTGAGAGTGATAGGTGGGTTGAGGCATGGTAACATTGCAAGCCTGAGAGCATATTATAATTCCAAGGATGAGATGCTTTTGGTCTATGACTATCTACCAAATGGAAGCCTACAATCTCTCTTGCATG GGAACAGAGGACCAGGGAGGACTCCATTGGACTGGGCCACACGGCTAAAAATAGCTTCAGGTTCTGCAAAAGGCCTTGCCTTCTTGCATGGATACAATAAGGCAAAGCTCTTCCATGGGAACCTCACATCTTCGAATATCTTAGTTGATCAGTTTGGCAATGCCTGCATTTCTGAGATTTGCCTCCGCCAACTCTTGCACTCACCCTCTCCTTTATCAAACAATTCCTACAAAGCCCCTGAACTAATGCCTAACAACAATAACAGTGTCGGGCATGGAAATGGAAAGTTCACTCAGAAATGTGATGTTTATAGCTTTGGggtgattttgctagagattctgaCGGGGAAAATGCCAAATTGTGAGGGAGAAAAAAGTTTAGTGAGGTGGGTTCAGAGAGTTTGGCGAGAAGAGTGGACTTGGGAGGTGTttgattttgagttgtataggtgCAAGGAGATGGAAGAAGAAATGATGGCTCTTATGCAAGTAGCTTTACTTTGCTTGGCTCCATTGCCCAGAGACCGTCCAAAGATGAGCATGGTGCATAGGATGATTGAAGATATTAGGACTAAGGGTGCAAGACAAGGTGGCATTGGCAGCCCAAATTCCATTCTCAATGATCTTTCATCTGATTCATCTCCTTCTGTATCAGAAAACACCATTAACTTTATTAGTAGCAGTTGA
- the LOC110633326 gene encoding NDR1/HIN1-like protein 2: MSDKVFPSSKPAANGTAANTTAAAAINPTAPANKSHLYNPTSSFPYRSQPHNRRRRTRSGGSICCRCCFWSLLILLFLILLAAIAGAAFYIMYHPHRPAFSIPSLRIHRLNLTTSADSATSHLSTLLNLTIISKNPNSHFTFFYDSFTISSFSNDVFLGNGTLPAYSLSKKNETSFRNVVISGSNDLDTDSVNALRSDLKKKSGGVTLKIQLDTKAKVQMGGLKTKKVGIRVTCEGIKGTVPKGKSPTVAVTTSSKCEVDLRIKIWKFTF, encoded by the coding sequence ATGTCTGATAAAGTCTTCCCTTCCTCAAAACCAGCTGCCAACGGCACTGCCGCTAATACCACTGCCGCCGCCGCCATCAATCCAACTGCTCCTGCTAACAAATCTCATCTCTATAACCCCACATCCAGCTTCCCTTACCGCTCACAGCCTCACAACCGCCGCCGCCGTACCCGTAGTGGCGGGAGCATTTGCTGCCGTTGCTGCTTCTGGAGCCTCCTTATTCTTCTATTTCTTATCCTCCTCGCTGCAATTGCTGGAGCTGCTTTTTACATCATGTACCACCCCCACCGACCTGCCTTCTCCATCCCTTCTCTTCGTATCCACCGCCTGAACCTCACTACCTCCGCTGACTCCGCCACCTCCCACCTCTCCACCCTTCTCAATCTCACCATCATCTCGAAAAACCCCAACTCCCACTTCACCTTTTTCTATGACTCCTTCACTATATCTTCATTCTCGAATGATGTGTTTCTCGGGAATGGGACATTACCTGCCTACAGCTTGAGCAAGAAGAACGAGACTAGTTTTCGAAACGTAGTGATTTCAGGGTCGAATGATCTGGACACCGATTCGGTGAACGCATTGAGATCggatctgaaaaagaagagcggTGGCGTGACATTGAAGATTCAGTTGGACACTAAAGCGAAAGTACAGATGGGTGGACTAAAGACAAAGAAGGTGGGTATTAGGGTTACGTGTGAAGGAATTAAAGGGACTGTACCGAAAGGCAAGTCTCCGACGGTGGCCGTAACTACGTCGTCCAAATGCGAGGTTGATCTGAGAATCAAGATCTGGAAGTTTACTTTCTGA
- the LOC110633316 gene encoding LOB domain-containing protein 11, translated as MTASASAGSQACAACKYLRKRCAADCPLAPHFPSNHSSDFLNAHKLFGVSNILKTLKKLHTFDEKKNAVKSMIYQANARARDPAGGCYRIITRLEDQIEIYQLQLSRARQLIAFYQRLASYRLQVSPLNMYGITTSTLQSILCGQQQQEESSFVNENYQTDGTIVKIDMEKLAPSCLDGNDSQPASSGKPLFAMDRSEDIKPLLGEFDVGGYIVGQCSDKLIIKEEHKPIHHGQAHNLKDISYFSFKNGKET; from the exons ATGACCGCCAGTGCTTCTGCTGGATCTCAGGCTTGTGCTGCATGTAAATACTTACGTAAAAGATGTGCAGCCGATTGTCCTCTCGCTCCCCATTTTCCTTCCAATCACTCCTCTGATTTTCTTAATGCCCACAAACTGTTTGGCGTAAGCAACATCTTGAAAACTCTTAAGAAACTGCATACTTTCGATGAGAAGAAGAACGCCGTCAAGTCTATGATCTATCAAGCTAATGCTCGTGCTAGGGACCCCGCTGGTGGTTGTTACCGAATTATCACTCGTTTGGAAGACCAAATTGAAATTTATCAGCTCCAGCTTAGCCGTGCTCGCCAGCTGATTGCATTTTATCAGCGACTAGCTTCTTATCGTTTGCAGGTCTCGCCATTGAATATGTATGGCATTACAACTTCGACGCTTCAGTCTATTTTGTGTGGTCAACAACAACAGGAAGAATCCAGCTTTGTTAACGAGAATTACCAGACGGATGGCACTATTGTAAAGATTGACATGGAGAAATTAGCACCATCCTGTTTGGATGGAAATGATAGTCAACCAGCATCATCTGGTAAGCCACTGTTTGCAATGGATAGAAGTGAAGACATTAAACCTTTACTTGGTGAGTTCGATGTGGGAGGTTACATTGTTGGACAATGCAG TGACAAGTTGATAATTAAAGAAGAACACAAACCAATCCATCATGGGCAGGCGCACAATCTAAAGGATATTTCGTATTTTAGTTTCAAGAATGGTAAAGAGACATAG
- the LOC110633280 gene encoding pathogen-associated molecular patterns-induced protein A70, which produces MFEESVSSIPSSVWASMNSWFTPSVLFLFLNLMIGTIAITSRLATLKPTQHQEDKQPQHDGHQLVRSPSVLQRFKSINFYSYRSSEPTTVTYEKTQQFDSHFTLQQSPHDEYHQNQPFICRSPSILQRLKSVNLYNYFSQEPSTNNLPRTQETHTHFTPQPVYQLEQEQLQEQEEGVETEQEEEDTEEIQDQEQTLDEIYSKLQSNNKVNRSKSDTKPTSGEVPTKLPKKMKKSASAKSAFAHFKEEDIVESRRPATVRQSKTKATEEDDAEVDAKADDFINRFKQQLKLQRIDSIMRYKEMTSRTSGN; this is translated from the coding sequence ATGTTTGAAGAATCCGTATCTTCCATACCCTCCTCTGTCTGGGCATCCATGAATAGTTGGTTCACCCCATCTGTTCTCTTTCTCTTCCTCAATCTCATGATAGGCACCATTGCCATCACCTCAAGGTTAGCCACCCTGAAACCCACCCAACACCAAGAGGACAAACAACCACAACACGACGGGCATCAACTTGTTAGATCTCCATCCGTGCTTCAAAGGTTCAAATCTATCAACTTCTACAGTTATAGATCTTCTGAACCCACTACCGTAACCTATGAAAAAACTCAGCAATTTGACTCCCATTTCACTCTCCAACAATCTCCTCACGATGAGTACCACCAAAATCAACCTTTTATCTGTAGATCTCCTTCTATTCTTCAACGTCTAAAGTCTGTCAACCTCTATAATTACTTCTCTCAGGAACCCAGTACCAATAATTTGCCCAGAACTCAAGAAACGCACACTCATTTCACTCCACAGCCAGTTTATCAACTGGAACAAGAACAGCTCCAAGAACAAGAAGAAGGAGTGGAAACAGAACAAGAAGAGGAAGATACTGAGGAAATCCAAGATCAAGAACAGACCCTTGACGAGATATACAGCAAGCTACAGAGCAATAATAAAGTGAACAGGTCCAAATCGGACACAAAGCCAACCTCTGGCGAGGTTCCCACAAAGCTtccaaagaaaatgaaaaaatctGCTAGCGCAAAGTCTGCTTTTGCTCATTTCAAAGAAGAAGACATTGTGGAATCTCGTCGGCCGGCGACTGTGAGACAAAGCAAGACTAAAGCGACAGAGGAGGATGATGCGGAAGTGGATGCCAAGGCTGATGATTTCATCAACAGATTTAAGCAGCAATTGAAGTTGCAGAGGATTGATTCCATTATGAGGTACAAGGAGATGACCAGTAGAACAAGTGGAAATTAA